A single Augochlora pura isolate Apur16 chromosome 2, APUR_v2.2.1, whole genome shotgun sequence DNA region contains:
- the Acsl gene encoding acyl-CoA synthetase long-chain isoform X1, with protein MIVEDKQEMEGFWLAGAIHAIKALSYVYDLLTFPVYLILQRPWEKRKASRRIKARPIAKDEHNITFRSVDPPKRMHVTLEREKIDTLEKMLSWVAKVHNDKKCLGTRQILAEEDEVQPNGRIFKKYKMGEYIWKTYTEVDRLTNCFSRGLRDLGLTTRKNIVLFAETRAEWMVAAYGCFKQNLTVVTIYATLGDDAITHGINETEVDTVITSHDLLPKFKRLLERVPVVKTIIYMEDQLKPTDTTGYKAGVGLIPFSDVVSKGIDSKAPLSPPESSDTAIIMYTSGSTGVPKGVLLSHANIISTLKAYCDAVEIKPDDVFLGFLPLAHVFELLAESVCLLTGVPIGYSTPLTMIDSSSKIQRGSKGDASVLHPTCLSAVPLILDRISKGINEKVKKSGPFRQAIFNFAYAYKLKWTRRGYDTPFFDKYIFGAARQVLGGRVRLILCGGAPLSPDTHTQVKICLCVTVTQGYGLTETTSCATVMDAYDRSTGRVGAPTTVCDIRLENWEEAGYRVTDSPHPRGEILIGGKNVSAGYYKLQGKTQEDFFQEDGRQWFRTGDIGECHADGCIKIIDRKKDLVKLQLGEYVSLGKVEAELKTCPVVENICVYGDSHKMHTVALVVPNIYYLEEIAANLGITGKTTDELCNNPAVEKAVLQELVEQAKKCHLQRFEIPGAVKLCTEQWTPDMGLVTAAFKLKRKAVQEYYQHEINRMYNS; from the exons ATGATCGTGGAGGACAAACA GGAAATGGAAGGCTTCTGGCTTGCCGGCGCGATCCACGCGATCAAGGCGCTTTCCTACGTGTACGACCTGCTGACGTTCCCAGTCTACCTCATACTGCAACGGCCCTGGGAGAAGAGGAAGGCCTCGAGGAGGATCAAGGCTCGGCCCATCGCGAAGGATGAGCACAATATCACCTTCAGGAGCGTTGACCCTCCGAAGCGGATGCACGTCACCCTCGAGCGTGAGAAGATCGACACGCTCGAGAAAATGTTGTCGTGGGTCGCGAAAGTGCACAATGATAAAAAGTGCCTCGGGACCAGACAGATTCTCGCGGAGGAGGACGAGGTCCAGCCTAACggtagaatatttaaaaag TATAAAATGGGAGAGTATATATGGAAAACCTATACGGAAGTGGACAGGCTCACCAACTGTTTTAGTCGTGGGCTAAGAGATTTGGGTCTCACAACTCGTAAGAACATTGTGCTTTTTGCTGAGACCAGGGCAGAATGGATGGTCGCAGCTTATGGTTGTTTCAAGCAAAACTTGACCGTGGTTACCATATATGCGACTTTGGGGGATGATGCGATAACTCACGGTATCAATGAGACAGAAGTGGATACGGTTATAACTAGTCATGATTTATTACCGAAGTTCAAGCGACTCCTTGAAAGAGTACCTGTGGTTAAGACGATTATTTACATGGAAGATCAACTAAAGCCGACAGATACTACTGGCTACAAA GCGGGTGTGGGACTTATACCGTTCTCCGATGTAGTTAGTAAGGGCATCGATTCGAAAGCACCGCTGTCGCCACCCGAATCGAGTGACACGGCAATTATAATGTACACGTCTGGTTCTACCGGGGTGCCGAAAGGCGTTCTTTTGTCTCATGCGAATATCATCTCCACCTTGAAGGCTTACTGTGATGCGGTTGAAATTAAACCAGACGATGTTTTCTTGGGATTCTTGCCCTTGGCTCATGTATTCGAACTACTTGCTGAAAGTGTGTGCCTCCTTACTGGCGTACCAATTGGTTATAGTACCCCGCTCACTATGATTGATTCGAGTAGCAAAATACAGAGGGGATCTAAGGGCGACGCTTCAGTTTTGCACCCAACTTGCCTGTCTGCAGTTCCA CTAATTCTGGACCGCATTTCTAAAGGCATAAACGAAAAAGTGAAGAAATCGGGTCCATTCAGGCAAGCGATCTTTAATTTTGCTTACGCATATAAACTGAAGTGGACTAGACGGGGATACGACACACCATTCTTTGACAAATACATCTTCGGAGCTGCCAGGCAGGTTCTTGGTGGACGGGTTAGGCTTATACTCTGTGGAGGAGCACCTTTATCTCCTGACACACATACTCAGGTGAAAATTTGCCTGTGCGTTACAGTGACCCAGGGCTATGGTCTCACAGAAACAACCTCGTGTGCTACTGTTATGGAtg CCTACGATCGAAGTACGGGACGAGTAGGGGCACCAACCACAGTCTGTGATATTCGTTTGGAAAATTGGGAAGAGGCTGGTTACAGAGTTACAGATAGTCCTCATCCCCGAGGAGAAATTCTTATTGGAGGGAAAAACGTTTCTGCTGGTTACTATAAACTGCAAGGTAAAACGCAAGAGGACTTCTTCCAGGAAGATGGCCGGCAATGGTTTAGAACAGGTGATATTGGAGAATGTCATGCTGATGgatgtatcaaaattattg ATCGAAAGAAGGATCTAGTAAAGCTGCAACTCGGCGAATATGTGTCTTTGGGTAAAGTTGAAGCAGAACTAAAAACGTGTCCGGTCGTCGAAAACATATGTGTTTATGGAGATTCGCATAAGATGCACACGGTGGCATTAGTAGTACCCAATATTTACTACTTGGAGGAGATTGCTGCTAATTTGGGTATCACTGGAAAAACTACAGATGAACTTTGTAACAATCCTGCGGTTGAAAAGGCAGTACTGCAAGAACTGGTGGAACAAGCGAAAAAAT GTCACCTCCAAAGATTCGAGATTCCCGGCGCTGTAAAACTGTGCACAGAACAATGGACACCGGATATGGGATTAGTTACAGCCGCGTTTAAACTGAAGAGGAAAGCGGTGCAGGAGTACTACCAGCATGAAATTAATAGGATGTACAATTCGTGA
- the LOC144478287 gene encoding uncharacterized protein LOC144478287, whose protein sequence is MPVGGRVAGKVGIYSSHHNGKGYSGINEEIIWISIGMGITIAVLITIALCYIAREKWRKRHEGYYTF, encoded by the exons ATGCCGGTGGGAGGACGGGTCGCTGGGAAGGTCGGAATCTACAGCTCCCATCATAATG GAAAAGGATACAGTGGCATAAACGAGGAGATCATATGGATCAGCATCGGCATGGGGATCACGATCGCGGTGCTGATCACGATCGCGCTCTGCTACATCGCGCGCGAGAAGTGGCGGAAACGGCACGAGGGCTACTACACCTTCTGA
- the Acsl gene encoding acyl-CoA synthetase long-chain isoform X2: protein MEGFWLAGAIHAIKALSYVYDLLTFPVYLILQRPWEKRKASRRIKARPIAKDEHNITFRSVDPPKRMHVTLEREKIDTLEKMLSWVAKVHNDKKCLGTRQILAEEDEVQPNGRIFKKYKMGEYIWKTYTEVDRLTNCFSRGLRDLGLTTRKNIVLFAETRAEWMVAAYGCFKQNLTVVTIYATLGDDAITHGINETEVDTVITSHDLLPKFKRLLERVPVVKTIIYMEDQLKPTDTTGYKAGVGLIPFSDVVSKGIDSKAPLSPPESSDTAIIMYTSGSTGVPKGVLLSHANIISTLKAYCDAVEIKPDDVFLGFLPLAHVFELLAESVCLLTGVPIGYSTPLTMIDSSSKIQRGSKGDASVLHPTCLSAVPLILDRISKGINEKVKKSGPFRQAIFNFAYAYKLKWTRRGYDTPFFDKYIFGAARQVLGGRVRLILCGGAPLSPDTHTQVKICLCVTVTQGYGLTETTSCATVMDAYDRSTGRVGAPTTVCDIRLENWEEAGYRVTDSPHPRGEILIGGKNVSAGYYKLQGKTQEDFFQEDGRQWFRTGDIGECHADGCIKIIDRKKDLVKLQLGEYVSLGKVEAELKTCPVVENICVYGDSHKMHTVALVVPNIYYLEEIAANLGITGKTTDELCNNPAVEKAVLQELVEQAKKCHLQRFEIPGAVKLCTEQWTPDMGLVTAAFKLKRKAVQEYYQHEINRMYNS from the exons ATGGAAGGCTTCTGGCTTGCCGGCGCGATCCACGCGATCAAGGCGCTTTCCTACGTGTACGACCTGCTGACGTTCCCAGTCTACCTCATACTGCAACGGCCCTGGGAGAAGAGGAAGGCCTCGAGGAGGATCAAGGCTCGGCCCATCGCGAAGGATGAGCACAATATCACCTTCAGGAGCGTTGACCCTCCGAAGCGGATGCACGTCACCCTCGAGCGTGAGAAGATCGACACGCTCGAGAAAATGTTGTCGTGGGTCGCGAAAGTGCACAATGATAAAAAGTGCCTCGGGACCAGACAGATTCTCGCGGAGGAGGACGAGGTCCAGCCTAACggtagaatatttaaaaag TATAAAATGGGAGAGTATATATGGAAAACCTATACGGAAGTGGACAGGCTCACCAACTGTTTTAGTCGTGGGCTAAGAGATTTGGGTCTCACAACTCGTAAGAACATTGTGCTTTTTGCTGAGACCAGGGCAGAATGGATGGTCGCAGCTTATGGTTGTTTCAAGCAAAACTTGACCGTGGTTACCATATATGCGACTTTGGGGGATGATGCGATAACTCACGGTATCAATGAGACAGAAGTGGATACGGTTATAACTAGTCATGATTTATTACCGAAGTTCAAGCGACTCCTTGAAAGAGTACCTGTGGTTAAGACGATTATTTACATGGAAGATCAACTAAAGCCGACAGATACTACTGGCTACAAA GCGGGTGTGGGACTTATACCGTTCTCCGATGTAGTTAGTAAGGGCATCGATTCGAAAGCACCGCTGTCGCCACCCGAATCGAGTGACACGGCAATTATAATGTACACGTCTGGTTCTACCGGGGTGCCGAAAGGCGTTCTTTTGTCTCATGCGAATATCATCTCCACCTTGAAGGCTTACTGTGATGCGGTTGAAATTAAACCAGACGATGTTTTCTTGGGATTCTTGCCCTTGGCTCATGTATTCGAACTACTTGCTGAAAGTGTGTGCCTCCTTACTGGCGTACCAATTGGTTATAGTACCCCGCTCACTATGATTGATTCGAGTAGCAAAATACAGAGGGGATCTAAGGGCGACGCTTCAGTTTTGCACCCAACTTGCCTGTCTGCAGTTCCA CTAATTCTGGACCGCATTTCTAAAGGCATAAACGAAAAAGTGAAGAAATCGGGTCCATTCAGGCAAGCGATCTTTAATTTTGCTTACGCATATAAACTGAAGTGGACTAGACGGGGATACGACACACCATTCTTTGACAAATACATCTTCGGAGCTGCCAGGCAGGTTCTTGGTGGACGGGTTAGGCTTATACTCTGTGGAGGAGCACCTTTATCTCCTGACACACATACTCAGGTGAAAATTTGCCTGTGCGTTACAGTGACCCAGGGCTATGGTCTCACAGAAACAACCTCGTGTGCTACTGTTATGGAtg CCTACGATCGAAGTACGGGACGAGTAGGGGCACCAACCACAGTCTGTGATATTCGTTTGGAAAATTGGGAAGAGGCTGGTTACAGAGTTACAGATAGTCCTCATCCCCGAGGAGAAATTCTTATTGGAGGGAAAAACGTTTCTGCTGGTTACTATAAACTGCAAGGTAAAACGCAAGAGGACTTCTTCCAGGAAGATGGCCGGCAATGGTTTAGAACAGGTGATATTGGAGAATGTCATGCTGATGgatgtatcaaaattattg ATCGAAAGAAGGATCTAGTAAAGCTGCAACTCGGCGAATATGTGTCTTTGGGTAAAGTTGAAGCAGAACTAAAAACGTGTCCGGTCGTCGAAAACATATGTGTTTATGGAGATTCGCATAAGATGCACACGGTGGCATTAGTAGTACCCAATATTTACTACTTGGAGGAGATTGCTGCTAATTTGGGTATCACTGGAAAAACTACAGATGAACTTTGTAACAATCCTGCGGTTGAAAAGGCAGTACTGCAAGAACTGGTGGAACAAGCGAAAAAAT GTCACCTCCAAAGATTCGAGATTCCCGGCGCTGTAAAACTGTGCACAGAACAATGGACACCGGATATGGGATTAGTTACAGCCGCGTTTAAACTGAAGAGGAAAGCGGTGCAGGAGTACTACCAGCATGAAATTAATAGGATGTACAATTCGTGA